From Pseudomonadota bacterium, a single genomic window includes:
- a CDS encoding NAD(P)-dependent alcohol dehydrogenase: MADSVFQNVSAFEVGEQAGLDSLSRVSREVGEPGPGEVLVKTQAASLNYRDIMVLEGRYGAKKPEDRIPVGDGAGEVVAVGANVAGISVGDRVSAPHFNLWLDGEYNPSIFAADMGNSADGWLAEVVRLPASACVKLPDNLSFESAAALGAAGITAWRVVEVLGKVKAGDVVLTLGTGGVSIMSLQIAKMNGAKVVITSSSNEKLELARSLGADTTINYRERSDWENAVLEETGGADIVVETVGLSTLDQSLAACAPNARLGFLGALGGMPAEGPKLTAMLIKNVVVQGITAGSRKNFADLLRACSLNGVRPHIDRRFSFDEAPAALEYLASAQHVGKVVINFG; the protein is encoded by the coding sequence ATGGCCGATTCGGTCTTCCAGAACGTAAGTGCCTTTGAGGTTGGCGAGCAGGCCGGCCTGGATTCATTGAGCCGCGTGAGTCGAGAGGTCGGTGAACCGGGACCCGGCGAGGTGCTGGTCAAGACTCAGGCTGCTTCGCTGAACTACCGGGACATTATGGTGCTTGAAGGCCGCTACGGCGCCAAAAAGCCGGAAGATCGGATTCCGGTGGGTGATGGCGCTGGCGAGGTGGTGGCCGTAGGCGCAAACGTTGCCGGGATCTCGGTCGGAGACCGTGTCTCAGCGCCTCACTTCAATCTCTGGCTCGACGGTGAGTACAACCCAAGTATCTTTGCTGCAGACATGGGTAACTCGGCCGATGGCTGGCTGGCCGAAGTGGTTCGGCTTCCCGCGAGCGCCTGTGTGAAGCTCCCCGACAACCTCAGTTTCGAGTCCGCGGCCGCCTTGGGCGCCGCCGGCATTACGGCCTGGCGCGTGGTGGAGGTTCTGGGCAAGGTGAAAGCGGGTGATGTGGTCCTGACGCTCGGCACCGGCGGTGTGTCCATCATGTCGCTGCAAATTGCCAAGATGAATGGCGCTAAGGTGGTCATTACCTCTTCGAGCAATGAAAAGCTTGAGCTGGCGCGTTCGCTGGGCGCCGATACCACCATCAACTACCGCGAACGATCCGACTGGGAAAATGCGGTCCTCGAGGAAACCGGCGGTGCTGACATCGTGGTCGAAACCGTGGGGCTCAGCACCTTGGATCAGTCGCTGGCCGCCTGCGCGCCCAACGCGCGGCTTGGCTTTCTGGGCGCCCTGGGCGGCATGCCGGCGGAGGGTCCCAAGCTCACCGCCATGCTCATTAAGAACGTTGTGGTCCAGGGGATCACGGCGGGCAGCCGCAAGAACTTCGCGGACCTGCTGCGGGCGTGCAGCCTAAACGGCGTTCGTCCGCACATTGACCGTCGCTTTTCCTTCGATGAGGCGCCCGCCGCGCTTGAGTACCTCGCCAGCGCCCAGCACGTCGGCAAAGTGGTGATCAATTTCGGCTAA
- a CDS encoding right-handed parallel beta-helix repeat-containing protein, producing MQRLLIMGAWLMWSISSARTPDQAPPLPPLDTSFTVINVSTAQQLADACWNLGSNQAIVISPGVYDLASVNFPNGVDGRLTVGRFGASPISNIQLRGSTGNPEDVTLLGAGMLDTRVPFGIQIFTATNVTIADLSVGNVYYHAVAIQGDQGAAGVRLYHSRFFDAGQQIIKASGGNADDVVIEYSEIFYNVGALVHPEGSPPNSCYTNGIDAIGVDGWVIRDNLIRGIKCQNQAVAGPAILMWQGSSNTVVEGNTIIDSSRGVSLGLIGGVDHLGGNVRNNFIRWDPAAPYAVDVGIYAASPNASVLHNTVLTSGRYENAIEVRFADTTNVEVQHNLLDANIALRNGASASIADNQTNAEAGWFSDPPSGDLHVSPAGAMSAQLVPRSASAPFDFDGIRRSAQTLVGADEPVTILFSDGFED from the coding sequence ATGCAACGCCTACTCATCATGGGTGCCTGGCTGATGTGGAGCATCAGCAGTGCCCGAACGCCCGATCAGGCACCGCCGCTCCCGCCGCTCGACACATCGTTTACGGTGATCAACGTCTCAACGGCTCAGCAGTTAGCCGACGCCTGCTGGAACCTCGGCAGCAACCAGGCGATTGTCATTTCGCCCGGCGTTTACGATCTGGCCTCGGTGAATTTCCCCAATGGCGTCGACGGTCGGCTGACCGTGGGTCGTTTCGGTGCGAGCCCCATCAGCAACATCCAGCTGCGTGGGAGCACCGGCAATCCGGAGGACGTCACGCTGCTCGGCGCCGGCATGCTGGACACCCGCGTGCCTTTCGGTATTCAGATTTTTACCGCAACGAATGTCACTATCGCCGACCTCAGTGTCGGCAACGTCTATTACCATGCCGTGGCGATTCAAGGTGATCAGGGTGCTGCGGGCGTACGCCTGTATCACAGCCGATTTTTCGACGCCGGCCAGCAGATCATCAAAGCCTCGGGAGGCAACGCTGACGATGTCGTCATCGAGTACTCCGAGATTTTCTACAACGTCGGCGCGCTAGTGCATCCGGAGGGCAGTCCACCGAACTCGTGCTACACCAACGGCATCGATGCGATCGGCGTCGACGGGTGGGTGATCCGAGACAACCTGATTCGAGGGATCAAATGCCAGAACCAGGCGGTGGCCGGCCCGGCGATTCTGATGTGGCAGGGCTCGAGCAACACGGTGGTCGAGGGAAACACCATCATCGACTCCTCCCGCGGAGTCTCGTTGGGCTTGATCGGCGGTGTCGATCACCTGGGCGGAAACGTTCGCAATAACTTTATCCGCTGGGATCCGGCGGCGCCTTACGCTGTCGACGTGGGCATCTACGCTGCATCCCCGAACGCCAGCGTCTTGCACAACACGGTGCTCACCAGCGGTCGGTACGAAAACGCGATAGAGGTGCGTTTTGCAGACACCACCAATGTTGAGGTGCAGCATAATCTGCTCGACGCGAACATCGCGCTGCGAAACGGCGCGTCGGCCAGCATCGCTGACAACCAAACCAACGCTGAGGCCGGCTGGTTTTCCGATCCGCCAAGCGGCGATCTGCATGTTTCTCCAGCCGGTGCGATGAGCGCCCAGCTTGTCCCGCGCTCAGCTTCGGCGCCCTTCGATTTCGATGGAATCCGGCGGTCCGCGCAGACGCTCGTCGGCGCAGACGAGCCGGTGACCATCCTCTTCAGCGATGGGTTCGAGGACTGA
- a CDS encoding HD-GYP domain-containing protein translates to MNLAEVKIRTNTVRIGMFVSRLDRPWLETPFSLQGFHVRNPDQLQQLTKFCRHVFVDTSRGEAPDPRFVVHDDHQELDPQAVAEIEELRDTDYEQQTEIRDEIGPASQTYDSLNQNISQVMTDLRHGKKLDLDRLSEGVALMIDSIMRCPDAFACLTDLKRKDVYSYRHSLGTSVWAATFGRHLGLNRGSIERLALGGLLLDVGKTRIPVELLNHAEQLSEGALKTLQSHVQHSVDILSETSAADDKVIEMVATHHERFDGNGYPAGLRGREIPMFGRIAGIVDTYDALTSERLYAKAMSPHSAVNLLYEWRGVDYQSELVEQFIQAVGIFPTGTLVELNSGEVGVVISLNGIRRLQPKLMLLLDSNKQPLDEFVELDLKELDEAGDDSITIKRGLPPSSYGLDTENLFL, encoded by the coding sequence GTGAACCTGGCAGAGGTCAAAATCCGAACCAATACCGTGCGTATTGGCATGTTCGTCAGCCGACTCGACCGGCCCTGGCTGGAAACGCCGTTTTCGCTGCAGGGATTCCACGTACGAAACCCGGATCAGCTGCAGCAGCTCACGAAGTTCTGTCGGCACGTGTTTGTGGACACCAGCCGCGGCGAGGCCCCCGACCCCCGGTTTGTGGTTCATGACGACCACCAGGAGCTCGATCCGCAGGCGGTGGCGGAGATCGAAGAGCTTCGAGACACCGATTATGAGCAGCAGACCGAGATCCGGGATGAAATCGGTCCGGCCTCCCAAACCTATGATTCGCTGAACCAAAACATCAGTCAGGTGATGACAGATCTGCGTCACGGCAAAAAGCTCGATCTCGATCGTCTTTCCGAGGGGGTGGCGCTGATGATCGATTCGATCATGCGATGTCCGGACGCTTTTGCCTGTCTGACCGACCTCAAACGCAAAGACGTCTACTCCTATCGACACTCGCTGGGGACCTCGGTCTGGGCCGCCACCTTTGGCCGCCACCTGGGTTTGAATCGCGGATCGATCGAGCGTCTGGCGCTCGGCGGGTTGCTGCTGGACGTGGGCAAGACCCGGATTCCCGTTGAGCTGCTCAACCATGCTGAACAGCTTTCGGAGGGTGCGCTCAAAACGCTCCAGAGTCATGTGCAGCACAGCGTCGACATCCTGTCGGAAACCTCTGCGGCTGACGACAAGGTGATCGAGATGGTTGCGACCCACCACGAGCGTTTTGACGGGAACGGCTATCCCGCAGGTCTGCGGGGCCGCGAAATCCCGATGTTTGGCCGCATTGCGGGCATTGTGGATACCTATGATGCGCTGACTAGCGAGCGGCTGTACGCCAAGGCGATGTCGCCCCACAGCGCAGTGAACCTGCTGTATGAGTGGCGCGGGGTGGATTACCAAAGCGAGCTGGTCGAACAGTTTATTCAGGCTGTGGGCATTTTCCCCACCGGTACGCTGGTAGAGCTCAACAGCGGTGAGGTGGGTGTGGTGATCTCACTCAACGGTATCCGCCGCCTTCAGCCGAAGCTGATGCTGCTGCTCGATAGCAACAAGCAGCCGCTTGACGAGTTTGTCGAGCTGGATCTGAAGGAGCTTGATGAGGCCGGCGACGACTCCATCACGATCAAGCGGGGCCTGCCGCCAAGCTCCTATGGTCTCGACACCGAGAACCTGTTCCTGTGA